The genomic DNA GGTGATGTTGATTACAAAAGTCAGGGACCTCATAGCGACGAACaccaaaacaaaagaaaaaaaattcccCTTGCGGAAAAGACTTCTGATTACTTCTCACCTCGATCAGAACCACAAATAGATcagcaaaaaaatgaatatcaaaaaaataatgggGCGACGAAAACGTCAATACTACCACTGAATGACGTGACAGACGTTGTAGATAGCGAATCCATAAAGAACCGTGAGGAGAACTTCCGTGTACCAAATTCGCCGACTGTTACATACTTCTCCAAAGATGCCATGAAAGAAGTCTATTCTATGTTCAATCAAAATTACAGGGAAACAAATACTACCACTGAGATTGAGGATACGAAGAATAAATTTGCTCTCTTCGATAATTTTACGCAAGAATTTACCAGGCCGAACATGGATGATCTAACAGAGGTAAGACCCAAGGAGATTGATGGAAAAGACACAATCGAAAATCTAAGCTCTCCGATTGCGGATCATTTCAGTGATTCTGATCAAAGAAGAACCTATTCTAACAAGGACACCCTGTTGTGTACCGAAAGAGCAAATATTCAGGGAGCTCTAGGAGCCATCAAGGAGAGAACTGAATATCTGACGGTACAGACTGATCGAACTAATAAAGGGGACTCCATTTCTCGCAGTGATAATGATACGGCGCCCAGCTCGCCGTTCCTTACGCAACCACAAACACAAGAGAACGATAAACTAAGCCGGCCCTCCATTCTGGTAGAGCATCCTTtggatgaagaaatgaGAACACAGCTTCTAGAGAATATCGTTCCGCCACTAGACAAGTATGACACTTTTTATCGATATAACCAATGTTTGAAAATGGGCTCACTTTTGCAAAGAATTCATAGAATATCCAAATcgaaaaataaaaaccCAATAGTGGACTTTAAAAAGACCGGTGATTTATATTGTATCCGAGCAGAGCTTGGAAAAGGTGGTTATGCTACTGTGTATCTAGCAGAGTCGAGTACAGGTAACCTGCGGGCCCTAAAGGTCGAGAAGCCTGCCAGTATATGGGAATATTACATATTGAAACAAGTCGAGGGTCGTTTAAGGGGCCAACATGTGCTGCAATCGATTATCAATACCAGCTCTTTGCATTGTTTTCAGGATGAGAGCTACTTGGTTCTAAATTATGCCAATCAAGGCacaattcttgatcttATCAATctacaaaaagaaaagtcAAATGGTCCTATGGATGAACTTTTGTGTATGTTTATAACAGTTGAGCTGATGAAAGTGGTAGAAGCTATACATGAAATTGGCATTATTCATGGTGATCTTAAACCAGACAACTGTATGATTAGGTTTGAAAGCGGCAATTTGGGTCGATTCAGTAGTGATGGCTCTTATGGATGGTCCAAGAAAGGAATTTATCTTATAGATTTTGGTAGATCTTTTGATATGACTCTATTGCGTCCCGGCACAAAGTTTAAAGCTGATTGGAAAACAGATCAGCAAGATTGCTACGAAATGAGACATGGACTACCATGGAGCTTTGAGGCAGACTATTACGGGCTAGCTGGTATTGTTCATTCGATGCTGTTCGGGCAATTCATTGAAACTGTTCAAGGAGTCAATGAAAGGCTTAAACTTAAAACACCTTTTAGAAGATATTGGAGGCAAGAAATTTGGAACTCAGTTTTTGATACCTTACTGAATAGTGGGTCATTCAGTACTTTGCCCATTACTGCAAGACTTGCTGAAGAAAGATCTAAAATCGAGGAATACTTGAATAGCAATACTTACgataaattgaaagatataaTTCTGGATTGGGAAACAGAGCTGATAAGATTTAGAAAATAATAGCACTTAGAAAAATACCGACATTTTATACATATTTTCtaaagaaatttcattattacTAATTTTATGCACGATTCTTAAGATTAACTGcaatcatcatcaatcaTGttagcaaaaaaaattactcTTGTTTTCTTACACCGCTAACAATGTCGTCTACTCTCAAGAGTAGGCAAGCACTTTCAATTGCTGTTTTAATGCTTTGCTGTTTTATGACTTCTGGTTCCCAAATGCCATATTCCTCCATATCAACAGGCTTACCTAAGTCGCCATCAATACCGAAGGAGTAATGTCCTTGGGCGTGCTTTGCT from Zygotorulaspora mrakii chromosome 7, complete sequence includes the following:
- the MAD3 gene encoding Mad3p (similar to Saccharomyces cerevisiae BUB1 (YGR188C) and MAD3 (YJL013C); ancestral locus Anc_5.162) — translated: MVQSLHNPAMATNFDTIELEKENILPLKDGRSARRLNDVLQQDSFELHSTRVGYERRLLEELEDLDDPLELFLDYIAWINDIFPQGGTTKKSGLLDVIERCLMYFRDIETYKNDPRLLKLWLWYIELFCPASNQESKDIFIYMLRKRIGTKLALFYEEFSSLLFEMEKYQEAYHIIQVGIDENARPPNRLLRRLNELEGKLREMHLDIDENPIEETNFLEAQLPALVLGRERASVILNPGEKTDPSTSRSPPGISNEQYQKYEIFSDSVPEVQESTELQKEGWDLLESRSNRNKENRMTTSKIAANTNIGKLQQAFNSSGSLGNSNIGKLPIFKDSLGRSDPVYKFLEVQGKKPEKIDCNFNLIYPNDDEEYCIEEILALSRNIYHKKHDNLALGDVDYKSQGPHSDEHQNKRKKIPLAEKTSDYFSPRSEPQIDQQKNEYQKNNGATKTSILPLNDVTDVVDSESIKNREENFRVPNSPTVTYFSKDAMKEVYSMFNQNYRETNTTTEIEDTKNKFALFDNFTQEFTRPNMDDLTEVRPKEIDGKDTIENLSSPIADHFSDSDQRRTYSNKDTLLCTERANIQGALGAIKERTEYLTVQTDRTNKGDSISRSDNDTAPSSPFLTQPQTQENDKLSRPSILVEHPLDEEMRTQLLENIVPPLDKYDTFYRYNQCLKMGSLLQRIHRISKSKNKNPIVDFKKTGDLYCIRAELGKGGYATVYLAESSTGNLRALKVEKPASIWEYYILKQVEGRLRGQHVLQSIINTSSLHCFQDESYLVLNYANQGTILDLINLQKEKSNGPMDELLCMFITVELMKVVEAIHEIGIIHGDLKPDNCMIRFESGNLGRFSSDGSYGWSKKGIYLIDFGRSFDMTLLRPGTKFKADWKTDQQDCYEMRHGLPWSFEADYYGLAGIVHSMLFGQFIETVQGVNERLKLKTPFRRYWRQEIWNSVFDTLLNSGSFSTLPITARLAEERSKIEEYLNSNTYDKLKDIILDWETELIRFRK